The genomic stretch GATTGCTGAACATAGTATGTGGAATTTATTAATGTATAGAGAAGGGACATATACAAAAAGGTTATTTGGATTTTTGAATATACATAGAAACATAACATAAATTTTTTGCTTGCGAACATAGTATAAGTACTTTAAAGAATTGCAGTCTGTATGAAATTTTTATGTTGTTCATGTTGGATCAGATAGGCCGGCaagaaggggtgaattgcctacaaaataaaattaacctttctcgatttttcaactctaattagtagcacaattatactaaattaaatcaatcaattaaaaagaagaggcaaagaaattacttggtcacaatctaggtggttattaatccaaggcaaaagaaagcactaaaaatctccttctttgaaggtggagaagcctcttacactcgttgaacgctcagaaagttgctaggaaatgaatacaagagttgttttatatttcctaggtctaggggtctttttatagcccctagaaaaagTTATCTGCAGCTTGAAGACGCCTCcaaagaggtccaaggcgccttccatcggatAGAGTTTATCCGCCGAGGATAACATTTTATCCTCTGCTAATGGctagtgaaggcgccttcgtactgttcatcgaaggtgtcttcttactgttcatcgaaggtgtcttcttactattcatcgaaggcgccttctacccatagaaggcgccttccacagggtAACTCAGCTTAAAGTTGATCTTCTCGTGTAGGCGATTCTCCGATTAGctggagttgagctcactcgaacccaactccgaccttctccttaaGCAGACTTCCTTctcgacttcttgtccctcgaacgctgcgcatttcattctcgtccaccagtgtattcTTTCGCAAcatttcatccctcggatgcaccaagcttgccggctcctttcccgtgccatccttctcgctagctgcgtcttccgctcgacttcttgtgttcctaagcttttgcacacttagacacaaggatcaaatataatatgacctaactaaacttggttgaccatatcaaaattaCCCTGGAGTActtataatctccccctttttaatgtgcatcaacccaagttcaagttagggttaaagaTGTAATAGCATAACTAAAGTAGACTAAAAATTGgttgcaaaataaataaaaattttaaatccaaaaaaaaacctaactcccccttaacttacacttatttctccctctttgatcatatacaaaaataggaaaaaatataataaatagttaaacaaatctaaaaaaaatttctagggGTACATTACAAACATTACTAGTAGGCTAATATTTTTCAGAACTGATTTTCAaacatattctatttttattaattaatcttcgatttgacaaaaataattaaaaaaatagttttcgacTTCAAAAAATTCTGTAATTTTTTGTCAAACTTGAGCAGAGTAAGTTAGACTAGTAGAAAAAATTTTCACGGAAAAATATTATTTAGTCTAACAGAAATGATTTATTTTAGTAAagcaactaatttttaaaataccgtTTTCGTtaataattttatagaaaataactCCACGGAACAACAATCCGACAAAAATTTTCCTTAACAGAAATACTTCTTTtctataagtttaattttaacctagcattatCTCTTTCTAATTGCACTATATTTTTAGATaacattttgataaattcaaaagattgattgggagatagtgcacgtacctcacctacctcgtgttctgatgctcccctttCGTCGTTGCTTTCTTCAGAGTgtcctcccccttcattgatgttcATCTCTGAGGAACTTTCAACGTCCCTCTGGTGGTCTGCCATCAGGGCTAGTTCGGCATACCTCGATCTCAGACTTAGAGGACGACGATTCATCCCATATTGCCTTCAAATTCCTGTGATTCaatcttgttggtcttttgcccttgtccttctccttcttcttcagttcGGGGCAGTCGTCCTTGATGTACCTTTCTCCTTAGCAGTTGTAGTATCGTaccttccttttgctccgaaagtgCTTTTTCGCCaacgacttattaaatttattagatttaataaacttactaaatttccttaccaataacgctgcttcatcttcgtcgattgaTGCTTTGGAGTCTGGATCATCtgttcttgcctttagggcaattgTCTGACTTGGCTCCTTTGATTTTGCACATCTAGATTTGTGAAGTTCTAAAgtggaaaataaactttctaatgtgcttacctctagatctttagaaatataataggAGTCGACAATTGAGGACCATTCGAGTGTCCTTGAAAaaacatttaatgcgtaccttagagAATCTCGGTTTATTACCTTTTCTCCGAAATTCGTGAGTCTAGCGATCAACTTCTTTAGTTTAGCATGCAATTGCGCTACTGATTCTCCTTCTTTTAGccggaggttcgtcagttggttTCAGAGAAGATCTCGTCTAGCAAGCTTTGCTtcagatgttccttcgtgtagctccaggaatttttcccaaagttcctttgctgatgcGTAGGCGCCGATCCTGTTGATTTCTTGAGGTGGCAGTACGTTTAGTAGGTAGAATTCAGCTCGTCCATTCGCCACAAAGTCTGCTTGCTCTTTCTTTGTGTAAAGGTACTCTTCTTTTTGTTCGTCTTTTTGAtcttttggagcttcaaaaccatatttaattattaataaaacttcaaagtcaattttaaaaaatacttctaTGTGTTTTTTCCTTAACGCAAATTCTCCTTTgaacttcggcgggtagatgctcggtccgatcatcgtctcggtgcttcagtcggcggttaatcCTTATGAGGCGTGACTCTAATACCATTTGTTGGACCAGGTAGGCAGGCAAGAGGGGGGATGAATTgactacaaaataaaattaacctttctcgatctttcaactctaattagtagcacaattatactaaattaaatcaatcaattaaaaagaagaggcaaagaaattacttggttacaacctaggtggttattaatccaaggcaaaagaaaacactaaaaatctccttctttgaaggtggagaagtctcttacactcgttgaacgctcagaaagttgctaggaaatgaatacaatagTTGTTTtatatttcctaggtctaggggtctttttatagcccctggaaaaagtTATCTGcagtttgaaggcgcctccaaagaggtccaaggcgccttccatcggatAGAGTTTATCCGCCGAGGATAACATTTTATCCTGGCTAGCAGCTAGCGAaagcgccttcgtactgttcatcgaaggcgccttctagccatggaaggcgccttccacagggcAACTCAGCTCAAAGTTGATCTCTTCGCGTATGTGATTCTCCGtctaaccggagttgagctcaccggaacgcaactccgaccttctccttaaGCAGACTTCCTTCCTCGCTTCTCGTCTCTTGAACGATgcgcacatccttctcgtccaccagtgtactcttccgcagtatttcgtccctcggatgcaccatgcCCGTCGGCTtctttcccgtgccatccttctcgctagctgcgtcttccgctcgacttctagtATTCCTaattttctgcacacttagacacaaggatcaaatacataggacctaactgaacttggttaaccatatcaaaactaccctgGGGTACGTATAAAGATGTTTGAAATGTCTTATATTTTTGTAGAAATTgtgatttttccaaaaataaaaaatgcaaCCTGGTAGCATGCTTATTGATGATAAAAGAGATAGACTCATCTTTAGGGTGGCAACTCAAGCTGGTTAGTCAGAACATCTATGAGCTGCAATGAAAAAAAATTTGTAGAACTTTCCCACTTAACTAGTCAtgtaaaaaaatgaaaatgaaacttAACAATGGTAGTAAAAGGTGGAATCCCCCATCCCCACGATCCCAAATGGTCGTCCCATAACCATATGTGAGGAGGTAAATCTAGAAGCTGTAGTTGACTGGTGCAAGGAGGGTTTTTTTTCCTCGATTTTGTCGAAATTCGAACCCTTGCCCTATGATAACAACTCCGCCCCGCGCTAGCAAACTCAACCCTGCCCCGGGGGTAAAAAATCATTTAACTTAACAAGAACAATATATGGGTGACACCACAGTAGGCATAAATCATTTAACGCATGTTTTTAGTATGCCAAATGATCCAAGTTAtccttttcaattttcaatttgttttgccaagattatcaaaatataaaaagAGAAAGCTCCTCTAAATATTAAACaacattaatatcaaatatcacaCCAATAATCAAAAAATTGAAGCAACATATATATCAACTATGCCAATATTCATCAAAGAGtataaatatcatttaaaaatttaatattaataaacAATAAAAAATTTCATGAATAATTTAGCCTAAAATAATTCAACAAGACACAAAATAAGGGGTTTGATAAGACAACAGTTCTTACTTGAGCAGATCACGAGAGGATCATGTGGGCTAATCCAGATAATCAATAACAACTAGAATATTAGCAGGTTGTGAACAAACTGGCTTGTTTATCACCTTAACTCAATTTTGCTTAATCTGAACCTAGTTTGCAGGTTGGTTATGTTCTGTTACTAGTTTGTTAATTTTGAGGAGAGAAACTACTGCATCGTTTTTTTTTTCACAAGAGAACTATTACATGGTATTTATGTGACTCAAACCCTAAACCTAATACACTAAATGGTGGACAAAACCCACTAGAGATACCCTAATAACACTAATACCATTTGCACTCCCTCTCAAGTTGAACATAGGTATTATATACGCTGAGCTTATACATAAAGTAGAAAGGAAAATTGACTAGGACATGACAATTGACTACGCAGACATTTATCATTGACTTCAAATCAATATAGAGAGGATGCAGAGAGATCCTAGGGATATGCCTCATGAGTGGGAATCTACTTGCAGGCATGCATACAGCACCAAGTGGACAAAAGAGAAGGAAAGCCATGAGGATCTTATGGGGGATATAGTGGATGAAGAAAGACCTTAGGAACAAGTCTCTTGAGCAGTCTTCTTTCTACGAAACACATACAACAACACAACAAATTGAAGAAAGGAGAATATCAGAGGAGAGTACTCGATGAGGGTCTTAGGATCagcaaagaaaaagaggaaaacaCTCAAAAGGAGGAGAAACAATAGGGTAAAGAAGGCATGCTGGATCTATTGTTGGGAGGAACCATCTCCTCCTGCATAAGCATCAGAACCCAATCACAAATGTGTTTTCCATGCTTTCCAAGAAGCAGAAAACTTCACATATGGAGGTAAAGCAGCAGTGGTTGTGTAGCTGCAGGGATGTTGAAGAGAGCATGAAAAGAGGGCTTCACGAGTTCGAGAAAGAAGAAATTTGCTTAAAGGAAGAAAAGACTCATATGCAGTGAGAGGGATGGGACTTGACTACAGCATGGAGATAAGAAAAAGGCTCTATTTATGGCACTCAGGAAAGTTAGGAGTGTGACTCAAATAAATGGTAGAAATTGGCTACTAATTCGTAGGAGATCTAGGAGGGTTCTACTCATAGCTCTGCTCATTGAATCGTCTTTGATATGGTTCGAATTGGTTCCTGGCATTGCTGTTCCTGAcgggaagaagaagagcaaaatTCAAAGGGAAGAAGTGTGAAACACCCAGGAACAAGAGATGTGGATGATGGTGTGGTCTCTGCTTTTCTTGGAGTGTGGTATCAAATAATTAGAGTTTCACGATGTCTGAATAATGCGAGATTGAAGAGGATGAGGAGAGGTTGTCGTCGAGATAGGTATCCTCCCTCTAAGTGGGGTTAGTGTGGAGGAGAAGAGCGGCTTTGATGCTGTGTTAATTTTGAGAAAAGAAAATATCGTGTTACTTTTTTTGGTAAGAGAATTATTACATGGTTTTTCTATTTCTATGACTTAATCATAACACAAACCCTAAATCTAATACACCTAATGTGGGATTAAACACACAACATATCTAATAACTGTAATATTTTTAACATAGTTCATGCCAACTTTTTTGTCATTGTGTGCCAACTTTTAGGTATTAGCATCAGAActcatgtttttctttatgtcaGGCTAGTTATATGATAAAATAGTTTACCTCTTCTGATTCATATGAGAGCTAGAATTCCTTTCGTAGATTTTAGTTTCTATTTGATATTTCTAGAACTTGGAATGCATTTTCACTCTAATGCTTTGGAAATGTGATGAGTCCATCGCTCCCTGCATGTTTTCATGCAGTTTGAGATATGGTAAAATCAAATTGTTGATGCATATTTGGCTTCCCTAGTTCAATTACAAAGAGTAATTTTCTCATGGCAATATCTTTTCAGGTGGTCCAAAGGCTGCGTGTGTTGGGTGTGCTGGCTTTGCAGCATTCTCAGTCGCAATTGAGAAGTTCCTTGATAGGCATTCGTAAGCATGTGATAGAAATCGATAAGTGAATTCAAATTGTTTTTGGTTGAAGTATCTTCCATAGCCTCTTCATGAACCAGCACAGTCCAGATTTTTTTGGTATATATTTCTATCTTCCAATTTATCAAGCCAGGCAACAGAGATGGCGCCAAGTAGAGCTATTTATCCAAAATTCTCCTTTCATATTTGGTAATTTCTCACGCAGATGAATAGTTAAGTTATACATGAGAAAGGAAAACTGTTCTTATTGTGCTTCTCTTGTGATGATTTTTACATTATGCCCAGAAGCACGAGCAACGCCGATCATAAATAATTGAGATTTATGACTTTTTTATTTGAGAAAATTTCAAGTTCCCCTAGAAATTTTGTATGCCTTTTCAGAATGCTCCTCAAGTTTTCAGTATCATCAAGTTTTGTCATGTGATTTCAAAATACTTCTCTATTATAATGTTCTTATACTGTTAAGAATGCAACAAATCTCCCAATATTTAGCATAATTGGATATATCTCACAAATACTCAATGCCATCAGATCATAGCATGAAATGAGTTTCCATTGCATCTGGGAAACATGTCAACAATAAGGAAAATCTTTGAACATTTTGTGATAATTTCAGTGATTACAAAATTTGAGTTATAAAGAATTGCACAAATCCATACAGTAGAACCTAAACAACTTAAGGGTTATGTTGCATATCAGGTACCTATGAATCAAATTTCCGACGCCCAGCCTTACGTTTATTCTGTTGGATCCGTGAAAGAATAGATTGTTTCTTAGGCTTGACACCGAAAAGGAAGTCCCGCAATGGTATGCTATTCTTACCTGGACAATTGTCCAAGCATTCACTGAGCTGATTGTTCGACATAAATGGTTCAAAGTTCTCATAGAGCTTAGACAACTGAGCCTCAGTGTTAGCTTGAATCCCTCTGACTTGAGTTAGTGCCTCTTGAAGTTCGCTTGCAACCTTATTGTTCTCCTGTTTCATGTTCATTACTTCACCTTGAAGTCTTGCAGCTTGGAAAGGAGTGAATAGGGCTTCTCTAAACTGCGAATTAGAGTTCAGAACATTCAATATCTCTTCTTGCATATTACAAAGCGATGAGAACCTATTTTGCAGATCCCCATTTAAAAGTTCCCCTTGTTCCAACCATACTTGCAGCTCAGTCTTCAATTCTCTGAGTCTTGTAGTAATCTGACTTGTTTCATTTTTAACTTCACGATCACAATTGGCAAGATCAATGCACTCTTGTTGATTGTTGTCTGTTAACTTGTTAATATCTACTTTTAGTTCTTTATATTTGGCTCTGAAGTTCTGTATATGTTGGAATGCTATACTGAACTTGAGCCAAAATTCTAATCTTTCGTCAAGTAGAGAATCAATCTCCCTGCGGAACTTTTCTTCGACTGGTGAAACAACGATCCTGGACTCACTGATGCACCTCGCATTGATGCCTTCTCCATGGGGTTTCTTAGTTTCTTTAAAGTCAACTGATGAATATCTTCTAGGCTCATAGTTGCGCTGTGAACTAGTGGTGCGCTGTACTTGAAATTTGACACTTGAATCTGTTGATGCAGATTTAGTGGTCAGACCTGCAGGAAGCTCAGCAGTGGAGTTCTCCACACCGAACATTGAGTTTGATGTGGCTTCAAGCTTTTGTTGACTATTCAAAGAATCTTCAACAGTGGCAACATCACCCTCGAGGTAGCATTTAGAACTTTTCTCAATAGAAGTTTCTTCAACAGTGGCAGTATCATCCTTGATATAGCAATCAGAACTTTTCTCAATAGATGGCCTCAGTTGTCGTAGATAACATATCTCCTCGTCTTTTGTTGCAATCTCATCTTTCAATTCCCCTATCAGAGCCATGGTCTCTTGAATATAGTCTTCGTTGCTTTTCTCTACTTCAGAGAGCCTTCTTTTTGTCTCATTGCAGTTTTGCAAGATAGATGTGAATTCAGCCAGTAATATATGTTCTTTACCTTCTACACCATTCTTAATTAATTGCTTCAATTTATGAGTATCTTCTCCCTCGTCAAGTATGATTCCGGTATCATCAATTCTTTCTGAAGAAATTTCACTTTGGGAATTTGCTTGCGTCTCAGAAGGACAAGGTATTTCAGCCACTGCATTATCCTCACCCTTTTTCGTCTGCTCACTGTCAACAAAAGCGTCATCTTCCTCCGAGGATGA from Zingiber officinale cultivar Zhangliang chromosome 5B, Zo_v1.1, whole genome shotgun sequence encodes the following:
- the LOC121986874 gene encoding protein NETWORKED 2A-like; translated protein: MEDTVKKMLKLIEPDADSFAKRAELYFKRRPELISFVEDAYRSYRALAERYDHISGELHKANHTISTSFPDRVQYAMLEDEDSLPKAITPINPNKINKRTVMGLLKKKRESEPSGKKSKKKSAPIDKEKVREDINKLQKGILVLQTEKEFIKSSYELGIAKYWEVEKQIMEMQQKVCNLQEEFDTSAMIDDNEARALMTQTVFQSCEDTIGKLKEQRKKLSEQTKIQSARSKLAKEKLKVLKREVGRTETEDTEKDLETSQAAENSEEETPLDKAMNMLQSVRGKIKEHYETDPENHVIEITEKIEELANKVITLELTVSSQTLQIDRLKYENDELDKCIETLEREEQTILAHESDEMSSRLKEAEEEVSKVDAIQKMVQNEETNFLENCRETWHSLNGILKVLQFHSGDSSSEEDDAFVDSEQTKKGEDNAVAEIPCPSETQANSQSEISSERIDDTGIILDEGEDTHKLKQLIKNGVEGKEHILLAEFTSILQNCNETKRRLSEVEKSNEDYIQETMALIGELKDEIATKDEEICYLRQLRPSIEKSSDCYIKDDTATVEETSIEKSSKCYLEGDVATVEDSLNSQQKLEATSNSMFGVENSTAELPAGLTTKSASTDSSVKFQVQRTTSSQRNYEPRRYSSVDFKETKKPHGEGINARCISESRIVVSPVEEKFRREIDSLLDERLEFWLKFSIAFQHIQNFRAKYKELKVDINKLTDNNQQECIDLANCDREVKNETSQITTRLRELKTELQVWLEQGELLNGDLQNRFSSLCNMQEEILNVLNSNSQFREALFTPFQAARLQGEVMNMKQENNKVASELQEALTQVRGIQANTEAQLSKLYENFEPFMSNNQLSECLDNCPGKNSIPLRDFLFGVKPKKQSILSRIQQNKRKAGRRKFDS